In Humulus lupulus chromosome 6, drHumLupu1.1, whole genome shotgun sequence, a single genomic region encodes these proteins:
- the LOC133784593 gene encoding uncharacterized protein LOC133784593 translates to MSRCYPYHGPPNANKGEALDELIKLRKDKDETKLKRIKLRKECSRSTETEKCDKIVKNNDFQEKNKKKRKNDLNGGHLSKVVVEESDQVDSSDLTQEDEQPTISNNKKRRLHEVEPLSIDGDKERRKIRIRIPNIGFGIHSFKPCRELPLAIPESRNETKRCGLALKQCQELPLATQVSSKESKRHDAHKLFPKQGREFPLAMQESNKFESNEPQKLYLKLSPELLKQRQKLPLAPQVSSREIKRDEAQKLPLKTSRGLPLAVQESNKSKRNEAQKLFLKPSRELPLAPQATVGKSRRVKLRNSALKHLESCLWLFKRAINPRGMKLRNCALNRLKSCLNNTKSCH, encoded by the exons ATGTCTCGGTGTTATCCTTATCATGGACCTCCGAATGCGAACAAAGGAGAGGCCTTGGACGAGTTGATTAAG CTTCGAAAAGATAAAGATGAAACAAAGTTGAAGAGGATAAAGTTAAGGAAAGAATGCTCAAGAAGTACTGAGACAGAAAAATGTGATAAAATAGTGAAAAATAATGATTTTCaagagaagaacaagaagaagagaaaaaatgaCTTAAATGGTGGGCACCTTTCTAAGGTAGTTGTAGAGGAATCTGATCAAGTTGACTCGAGTGATTTAACTCAAGAAGACGAGCAACCCACCATAAGCAACAACAAGAAGAGGAGATTGCATGAGGTGGAGCCCTTGTCTATCGATGGTGACAAGGAAA GAAGAAAGATTCGTATCCGGATACCCAATATTGGATTCGGGATACATAGCTTTAAACCCTGCCGGGAATTGCCATTAGCTATACCAGAGAGCAGAAATGAAACGAAGAGGTGTGGACTCGCTCTTAAGCAATGCCAAGAGTTGCCATTAGCTACACAAGTGAGCAGCAAGGAGAGTAAGAGGCACGACGCTCATAAACTCTTCCCTAAACAAGGTCGAGAGTTTCCTTTGGCTATGCAAGAGAGCAATAAATTTGAGAGTAATGAACCTCAGAAACTCTACCTTAAACTATCTCCAGAGTTGCTTAAACAACGCCAGAAATTGCCATTAGCTCCACAAGTGAGCAGCAGGGAAATTAAGAGGGACGAAGCTCAGAAACTTCCACTTAAAACATCTCGTGGGTTACCTTTGGCTGTACAAGAGAGCAATAAATCCAAGAGAAATGAAGCACAGAAACTTTTCCTTAAACCATCTCGAGAGTTGCCATTAGCTCCACAAGCAACAGTAGGGAAATCAAGACGGGTGAAGCTCAGAAACTCTGCCTTAAAACATCTCGAGAGTTGCCTTTGGCTATTCAAGAGAGCAATAAATCCAAGAGGAATGAAGCTCAGAAACTGTGCCTTAAACCGTCTCAAGAGTTGCTTAAACAACACCAAGAGTTGCCATTAG